A part of Prevotella melaninogenica genomic DNA contains:
- a CDS encoding nucleotide exchange factor GrpE encodes MSKKEIKVEGEDLELNNEETTLNEADTQTDESNEEKVPAEEELDLLTAAQTEVEQWKDKYVRLVAEFDNYKKRTLKEKSELILNGSEKTVDAILPILDDFERALADNTEDPQAIKEGFELIYKKFMKTLETLGVKKIKTDDADFNVDYHEAIAMVPGMGDDKKGKVIDCVQTGYTLNDKVIRHAKVAVGQ; translated from the coding sequence ATGAGTAAGAAAGAAATAAAGGTCGAAGGCGAAGATTTGGAGTTGAACAACGAAGAAACAACCCTAAACGAAGCTGACACACAGACTGATGAGTCAAACGAAGAGAAAGTTCCTGCAGAGGAAGAACTTGATCTACTGACCGCTGCACAGACAGAAGTTGAACAGTGGAAGGATAAGTATGTCCGTCTCGTTGCTGAGTTTGACAACTATAAGAAACGTACGCTGAAGGAGAAGTCTGAACTGATTCTCAACGGAAGTGAGAAGACTGTAGATGCCATTCTACCTATCCTTGACGACTTTGAACGTGCTCTTGCTGACAATACTGAGGATCCACAGGCTATCAAAGAGGGTTTTGAACTTATCTATAAGAAGTTTATGAAGACCTTGGAGACACTCGGTGTTAAGAAGATTAAGACCGATGATGCCGACTTCAACGTTGATTATCACGAAGCGATTGCAATGGTTCCTGGCATGGGAGACGATAAGAAGGGTAAGGTTATTGATTGTGTACAGACGGGTTATACGCTCAACGACAAAGTAATTCGTCACGCAAAGGTAGCAGTAGGACAATAG
- a CDS encoding D-2-hydroxyacid dehydrogenase, translating to MKIAILDCHAVNPGDLSWEPIKEIAECVIYERTSQEQVVERAKDADGILINKVNITREVLEQLPRLKYIGELATGYNNIDVAAAHERGIVVCNIPAYSTDSVAQHVFALLLNATTRVDHYAEAVRRGEWSKQQDFCYWDTPLVELAGKTLGIVGLGNIGKKVAMIAHAMGMDISACTSKNSSDLPECIRKTTLEGLLSTSDVISLHCPLTDENTRMINADTLKGVRRGAILINTGRGGLVDEQAVADALESGQLAAYCADVLTEEPPRADNPLFRQPNAFITPHIAWATRDARERLMAICVQNIKQFIAGEPQNEV from the coding sequence ATGAAAATAGCAATTCTCGACTGCCATGCAGTCAACCCTGGCGACCTCTCATGGGAGCCGATAAAGGAAATAGCAGAGTGCGTTATCTATGAACGCACAAGTCAGGAACAAGTTGTTGAACGAGCAAAAGATGCTGATGGTATTCTTATTAATAAGGTGAACATCACACGTGAAGTACTCGAACAGCTACCACGATTGAAGTATATCGGTGAGTTAGCAACGGGTTATAACAATATCGATGTTGCTGCAGCTCACGAACGTGGTATCGTTGTGTGCAATATCCCTGCATATAGCACGGATAGCGTGGCGCAGCACGTCTTTGCCCTGCTCTTGAACGCTACCACACGAGTTGATCATTACGCTGAGGCTGTGCGCCGTGGTGAATGGAGCAAACAGCAAGACTTCTGCTACTGGGACACACCACTCGTGGAACTCGCAGGTAAGACACTCGGTATCGTTGGCTTGGGTAACATCGGAAAGAAGGTAGCAATGATTGCACATGCAATGGGGATGGATATCTCGGCTTGCACGAGTAAGAACAGTAGCGACCTGCCAGAGTGTATTCGTAAGACGACACTCGAAGGTCTGCTCAGTACGTCTGACGTCATCAGCTTGCATTGTCCGCTAACAGATGAGAATACACGTATGATTAATGCCGACACTCTGAAGGGCGTACGTCGTGGTGCCATCCTCATCAATACAGGACGTGGCGGACTCGTCGACGAGCAGGCTGTTGCTGATGCTCTTGAGAGTGGACAACTCGCTGCTTATTGTGCCGACGTGCTGACTGAGGAACCTCCTCGTGCTGACAATCCGCTTTTCCGTCAGCCAAATGCCTTTATCACGCCTCACATCGCTTGGGCAACACGCGACGCACGTGAACGGCTGATGGCAATATGTGTGCAGAATATTAAACAGTTTATAGCAGGGGAGCCACAGAACGAGGTGTGA
- a CDS encoding SAM-dependent methyltransferase gives MLISKTPKTLLSKKDTIRENYGDWQTSYEFAKSVCLYLKDRGISPDIIVEPTCGVGNFISAAIDVFQTVKKVYGIEIFKGYIEQAERKLQEYQTNKLIVSYELYNTDVFTFDFREIAIRNQNQNILVIGNPPWVTNSGLGKNDGMNLPIKGNIKKTKGIEAITGKGNFDIAESICNQIIDAFSYHSDTHIALLVKNSVIKNIMHRQYFYPRHIQDVRQLVFDAKKEFNVSVPASLFECHIGSHCQKECISYNFYTKQITHSFGWVNEAFVSNIKDYGQTSFLDGQSPLIWRSGIKHDCSKVMELSKNNSIYINGLKEIVDVDDITIFPLLKSSDIGKGLKGIRKYLILPQTNITENTSILKERAPKTYSYLLSHATYLDGRKSIIYKNKPRFSVFGLGDYSFAPYKIVISALYSDLMFSLVEPFAGKPVMVDDTCYLLGFENIEYAKLTLFILQSDLLKQFIQNICFMDAKRIVSRELLMRINLYRLSKIVDYSSIGISQKKIQEYQNWLYMQTTPNLFSNQA, from the coding sequence ATGTTAATAAGTAAAACACCTAAAACGTTACTTTCAAAAAAGGATACAATTCGAGAAAATTATGGCGATTGGCAAACCAGCTATGAGTTTGCCAAAAGTGTTTGCCTATATTTGAAAGATAGAGGTATTTCCCCGGATATTATTGTGGAGCCTACTTGTGGGGTCGGTAATTTTATATCGGCAGCCATAGATGTATTTCAAACGGTGAAAAAAGTTTACGGAATAGAAATTTTTAAAGGATATATTGAACAAGCAGAAAGAAAACTTCAAGAATACCAAACGAACAAGCTCATTGTCAGCTATGAACTCTACAATACAGATGTGTTCACTTTCGATTTTAGAGAAATAGCCATTCGGAATCAGAATCAAAACATCTTAGTTATAGGTAATCCGCCTTGGGTAACAAATAGTGGTTTAGGGAAAAATGATGGAATGAATCTGCCTATAAAAGGAAACATAAAAAAGACAAAGGGAATAGAAGCTATCACAGGTAAAGGAAATTTTGATATTGCAGAAAGTATTTGCAATCAGATAATTGACGCTTTTTCATATCATAGTGATACACATATAGCGTTGCTTGTAAAAAACTCGGTTATAAAGAATATTATGCATAGACAATATTTCTATCCTCGTCATATACAAGATGTTAGACAACTTGTTTTCGATGCAAAAAAAGAATTCAACGTCTCTGTTCCGGCATCTTTATTTGAGTGTCATATTGGAAGCCATTGTCAAAAAGAATGTATATCATATAACTTTTACACAAAACAAATTACCCATTCTTTTGGATGGGTAAATGAAGCTTTTGTATCCAATATTAAAGATTATGGACAAACAAGTTTCCTTGACGGTCAATCCCCATTAATATGGCGTTCAGGAATAAAACATGACTGTTCAAAAGTCATGGAACTTTCCAAGAATAATTCTATTTATATAAATGGACTTAAAGAGATTGTTGATGTTGATGACATCACTATTTTCCCTCTACTTAAAAGTTCTGATATAGGAAAAGGACTGAAAGGTATTAGAAAATATTTAATACTACCTCAAACGAATATTACTGAAAATACTTCGATTTTAAAAGAAAGGGCTCCCAAAACATATTCCTATCTCTTATCACATGCTACATATTTAGATGGAAGAAAGAGTATCATATACAAAAATAAACCGAGGTTTAGCGTTTTTGGATTAGGAGATTATTCTTTTGCTCCATATAAGATAGTAATTTCCGCTTTATATTCAGATTTAATGTTTTCTTTAGTCGAACCTTTTGCTGGTAAGCCCGTAATGGTTGATGACACTTGCTATCTGTTAGGATTTGAAAATATTGAATATGCAAAGCTTACTCTTTTTATTCTACAAAGCGATTTGCTTAAACAGTTTATACAAAATATCTGTTTTATGGATGCAAAGCGTATAGTTAGTAGAGAATTACTAATGAGAATCAACCTTTATCGACTTTCCAAAATAGTGGATTATTCAAGTATAGGTATTTCTCAAAAGAAAATACAAGAATATCAAAATTGGTTGTATATGCAAACAACTCCAAACTTATTTAGTAATCAAGCATAA
- the dnaJ gene encoding molecular chaperone DnaJ has translation MAKRDYYEVLGVSKDASDNEIKIAYRKLAIKYHPDRNPGDEEAEAKFKEAAEAYDVLHDPQKRQQYDQFGFNASGGFGESPFGAGGFSMDDIFSMFGDVFGGHGRGFSGFGGGGHQAPKYRGTDLRLKVRLSLQEVATGVTKKFKVRKDVTCDHCHGSGAESGSGTETCQNCHGSGVEIRTQQSIFGMMQTQTVCHVCNGEGTIIKNKCTHCHGEGVVKGEEVVEINIPAGVAEGMVVNVPGKGNAGKHNGVAGNIQVYIEEEDKDTFIRDGQNIIYNLLLDFPTATLGGQVDIPTIDGSNVKIKIEPGTQPGKTLRLRGKGLPAVQGYGSGVGDLVVHISVYVPKELSKEEKKMIEELRNSDNFQGDKKTKCSIFENFKKLFS, from the coding sequence ATGGCGAAAAGAGATTACTATGAGGTGTTAGGTGTCAGCAAAGATGCCTCTGACAACGAAATAAAGATAGCATACAGAAAACTGGCTATTAAATATCATCCTGACCGTAATCCAGGTGATGAAGAGGCTGAAGCTAAGTTCAAAGAAGCTGCCGAAGCATACGATGTATTACACGATCCACAGAAACGCCAACAGTATGATCAGTTTGGCTTCAATGCCTCTGGTGGCTTTGGTGAAAGTCCGTTCGGTGCAGGTGGTTTTTCTATGGACGACATCTTCTCAATGTTTGGCGATGTGTTCGGTGGACATGGTCGAGGCTTCAGTGGCTTCGGAGGTGGCGGGCATCAGGCTCCTAAATATCGTGGCACCGATCTTCGTTTGAAAGTTCGTCTGTCATTACAAGAGGTTGCTACAGGCGTTACTAAGAAGTTTAAGGTGCGCAAAGATGTGACCTGTGACCACTGTCATGGCTCTGGTGCAGAGAGTGGTAGCGGTACAGAGACTTGTCAGAACTGTCATGGCTCGGGTGTTGAAATCCGAACACAGCAGAGCATCTTTGGTATGATGCAGACCCAAACCGTCTGCCACGTATGTAATGGTGAGGGAACTATCATTAAAAACAAGTGTACTCACTGTCACGGCGAAGGCGTTGTAAAGGGCGAGGAGGTTGTTGAAATCAATATCCCTGCTGGTGTTGCAGAAGGTATGGTCGTCAATGTCCCAGGCAAGGGTAATGCTGGTAAGCACAATGGTGTGGCTGGTAATATCCAAGTTTATATTGAGGAAGAGGATAAAGATACCTTCATTCGTGACGGACAGAACATCATCTATAATCTCTTACTCGACTTCCCTACGGCAACATTAGGTGGTCAGGTTGACATCCCGACCATTGATGGTAGCAATGTGAAGATTAAGATTGAACCAGGAACACAACCTGGTAAAACACTCCGCTTGCGTGGTAAGGGTCTTCCAGCAGTACAAGGCTACGGTAGCGGCGTTGGAGACTTAGTGGTTCACATCAGCGTTTATGTCCCAAAAGAACTGAGCAAGGAAGAAAAGAAAATGATTGAAGAATTGCGTAATAGCGATAACTTCCAAGGCGATAAAAAGACCAAATGCTCTATCTTTGAAAACTTTAAGAAGCTCTTCAGTTAA
- a CDS encoding bifunctional folylpolyglutamate synthase/dihydrofolate synthase, translated as MTYQETVKYLFNSTPVFEHIGASAYKEGLETTKALDEHFGHPHTHFLSIHIAGTNGKGSCSHTLAAILQAEGYKVGLYTSPHLVDFRERIRVNGEMISEQEVIDFVEQERNFFEPLHPSFFELTTALAFKHFAEQKVDIAIIEVGLGGRLDCTNIITPILSIITNISLDHTQFLGNTLAAIAAEKAGIIKHRVPVIIGESVPETEIVFKAKAQKEDALIVFAEDIPAVLSSHALPDGGIAYQTRFFGDFVGELGGSYQEKNANTVLIAVMQLYNNGIIKRTDSIAEGFANVCEATGLMGRWQRLQTSPLVICDTGHNIGGWTYLSQQIKRQQCKQKRIVFGMVDDKDLHAVMSMLSDDAIYYWTQPSTHRAFPAEKVAKTGDNYDLHGKVYPTVLEAYQAALHDAAQSDFIFVGGSSYVVADLLTNLQGE; from the coding sequence ATGACCTACCAAGAAACCGTAAAATATCTATTCAACAGCACCCCCGTCTTCGAACACATCGGGGCATCGGCTTATAAAGAAGGACTTGAAACGACAAAGGCATTAGATGAACATTTCGGGCATCCACATACCCACTTCCTTTCAATCCATATTGCAGGAACCAACGGCAAGGGTTCATGCTCACACACTTTAGCTGCCATCCTCCAAGCTGAAGGATATAAAGTAGGACTCTATACCAGTCCGCACCTCGTTGACTTCCGCGAACGTATCAGAGTCAATGGAGAAATGATATCTGAACAGGAGGTTATTGACTTTGTTGAACAGGAACGCAACTTCTTTGAGCCACTGCACCCCTCGTTTTTTGAACTCACAACAGCATTAGCTTTCAAGCATTTTGCAGAGCAAAAGGTAGATATCGCCATCATTGAGGTGGGCTTAGGCGGTAGACTTGATTGTACAAACATTATCACTCCTATCTTATCAATTATCACCAATATATCACTCGACCATACCCAGTTCCTCGGTAATACGCTCGCAGCTATCGCAGCAGAGAAGGCTGGTATTATCAAACATCGTGTACCTGTCATTATTGGCGAGTCTGTCCCTGAAACAGAGATTGTTTTCAAGGCAAAAGCACAGAAAGAGGATGCCCTCATTGTCTTTGCAGAAGATATCCCAGCCGTACTTTCATCCCACGCTCTCCCCGATGGTGGCATCGCTTATCAAACTCGTTTTTTTGGCGATTTTGTGGGCGAATTAGGTGGTAGCTACCAAGAGAAGAACGCTAACACGGTGCTTATAGCCGTTATGCAGCTGTATAATAACGGTATTATCAAGCGTACTGACAGCATTGCGGAAGGCTTCGCCAATGTCTGTGAAGCAACAGGACTAATGGGAAGATGGCAGAGACTCCAAACGAGTCCATTAGTTATTTGCGACACAGGGCATAACATTGGAGGTTGGACCTATCTCTCACAGCAAATCAAGCGTCAACAATGTAAGCAGAAGCGCATTGTCTTTGGTATGGTGGATGATAAAGACCTACATGCTGTTATGTCTATGCTCTCCGATGATGCCATTTACTATTGGACACAACCAAGTACACATCGTGCTTTCCCTGCAGAGAAAGTTGCCAAAACAGGCGACAACTACGACCTACACGGAAAGGTCTACCCAACCGTCCTTGAAGCCTACCAAGCCGCCCTTCATGATGCCGCCCAATCCGACTTCATCTTCGTTGGTGGCTCCAGCTATGTGGTTGCCGACCTGCTGACAAACCTACAAGGGGAGTAG
- a CDS encoding ABC-F family ATP-binding cassette domain-containing protein, which produces MITLSNLAIQFGKRVLYKDVNLKFTPGNIYGVIGANGAGKSTLLRAISGDLEPNKGTVELGPGERLSVLEQDHFKYDEYKVMDTVLMGHEVLWQNMKEREELYAKPEMTEEDGNRAADLELKFAEMNGWEAESNAAQLLQNLGVKEDLHEKQMSQLSNTEKVRVMLAKALFGKPENLLLDEPTNDLDLETVEWLEDYLGEIDEHQTVLVVSHDRHFLDSVSTQTIDIDFGKVTVFAGNYSFWYESSQLALRQAQNQKMKAEEKKKQLEEFIRRFSANVAKSKQTTSRKKMLERLNVEEIRPSSRKYPGIIFSMEREPGNQILEVENLKAVDEDGTVLFDNVNFNIEKGQKVVFLSRNAKAMTALFEIINGNRKPDGGTYNWGITITTAYLPLDNTDFFNCDLNLVDWLSQYGPGNEVAMKGFLGRMLFKQEEVEKKVNVLSGGEKMRCMIARMQLQNANCLILDTPTNHLDLESIQAFNNNLIGFKGNILFSSHDHEFINTVADRIIELTPKGTIDKLMSYDEYIHDEQIKEQKAGMY; this is translated from the coding sequence ATGATTACACTTTCAAACCTTGCTATCCAATTCGGCAAGAGAGTTCTATACAAGGACGTCAACTTAAAGTTTACACCAGGTAATATTTACGGTGTCATTGGTGCTAATGGTGCTGGTAAATCAACCTTGCTCCGCGCCATCTCTGGCGACTTAGAGCCAAACAAGGGAACAGTAGAACTGGGTCCAGGCGAGCGTCTGTCTGTATTGGAACAGGACCACTTCAAATATGATGAGTATAAGGTAATGGATACCGTTCTCATGGGACATGAGGTGCTCTGGCAGAATATGAAAGAGCGTGAGGAACTTTACGCTAAGCCAGAGATGACAGAAGAGGATGGTAATCGTGCTGCCGACTTAGAGTTGAAGTTTGCTGAGATGAACGGATGGGAGGCTGAGAGTAATGCTGCACAACTGCTTCAGAACCTTGGTGTTAAGGAGGATTTGCATGAGAAGCAGATGTCACAGCTCTCAAATACGGAGAAGGTGCGTGTGATGTTGGCTAAGGCTCTCTTTGGTAAGCCTGAGAACTTGTTGCTCGATGAGCCTACTAACGACCTCGACCTTGAGACCGTTGAGTGGTTAGAGGACTATCTCGGTGAGATTGACGAGCATCAGACAGTATTGGTTGTATCGCACGACCGTCACTTCCTCGATTCTGTCAGCACACAGACTATCGACATCGACTTCGGTAAAGTAACGGTCTTTGCGGGTAACTACTCATTCTGGTATGAGAGTTCACAGTTGGCTTTACGTCAGGCTCAGAACCAGAAGATGAAGGCTGAGGAGAAGAAGAAGCAGTTGGAGGAGTTCATCCGCCGATTCTCTGCCAATGTGGCTAAGAGTAAGCAGACAACATCACGTAAGAAGATGTTGGAGCGTCTGAACGTAGAGGAGATTCGTCCATCAAGCCGTAAATATCCGGGTATTATCTTCTCTATGGAGCGCGAACCTGGTAACCAGATTCTTGAGGTTGAGAACTTGAAGGCTGTTGATGAAGATGGAACAGTACTCTTTGATAACGTGAACTTCAATATTGAGAAAGGACAGAAGGTTGTCTTCCTCTCTCGTAACGCAAAGGCTATGACTGCGCTCTTCGAGATTATCAACGGCAATCGCAAGCCTGATGGTGGTACATATAACTGGGGTATAACCATCACCACGGCTTACCTCCCATTGGACAATACCGATTTTTTCAATTGCGATTTGAACCTTGTTGACTGGTTGTCACAGTATGGTCCTGGTAACGAAGTGGCGATGAAAGGCTTCTTGGGTCGTATGTTGTTCAAGCAGGAAGAGGTTGAGAAGAAGGTGAACGTACTCTCTGGAGGCGAGAAGATGCGTTGTATGATTGCACGTATGCAGCTGCAGAACGCAAACTGTTTGATTCTTGACACACCAACCAACCACCTTGACTTGGAGAGTATTCAGGCTTTCAATAACAACCTGATTGGCTTTAAGGGTAACATCCTCTTCAGTTCACACGACCACGAGTTCATCAACACCGTGGCTGACCGTATCATCGAGTTGACGCCAAAGGGTACTATCGACAAGCTGATGAGCTACGATGAATATATCCATGACGAGCAGATTAAGGAACAAAAAGCTGGAATGTACTAA
- a CDS encoding KAP family P-loop NTPase fold protein: MISKLPAPIIEKDNPFKNCKLGRHQYANILTTVVSQNQGCVLAIDGKWGSGKTTFVKMWKKSLENQHFNVLHFNVWEHDFTTDPIIGMISQFRDMAEGDDAKVKFTKFAAAAGKVASGMLPSIAKGLTKKCLGEDVVELIGSAMKEIADSFDKVIDDFVEQCQSMEEFRKALENLVEFTTQDGKPLIFIIDELDRCNPRFAVKVLERVKHLFSVSNIVFVLSIDKEQLCHSICGYYGSDNLNAEEYLKRFIDIEYKLPEPNVDKFTKYLYEAYEFDIFFASELRPKNLLEEKEEFLKMARILFEYMHLNLRQMEKICAHIRLVLLTFKANQYVNPSTILILTCFRSTDSNLYAQIVSKNITVQELLNQIESTLPRNVFIEDEYDRDNVSRLAVWETARLLVAYNLSLNKHHKEELLKRIESDNGSNDSFKLLLSTKVIPIETLQEAVIWYSQNLYRNDPILPLDYTIQHIELLTSFQ; this comes from the coding sequence ATGATTTCTAAACTACCTGCACCAATTATAGAAAAAGATAACCCCTTCAAAAATTGCAAGCTTGGTCGTCATCAATATGCGAATATTTTAACAACTGTTGTCAGTCAGAACCAAGGATGTGTATTGGCAATAGATGGAAAATGGGGAAGTGGAAAAACAACATTTGTAAAAATGTGGAAAAAGAGCCTTGAAAATCAACATTTTAATGTCCTACATTTTAATGTATGGGAACATGATTTTACCACTGACCCAATTATAGGTATGATTAGTCAGTTTCGTGATATGGCGGAAGGCGATGATGCCAAAGTCAAATTCACGAAGTTTGCTGCAGCTGCAGGGAAAGTGGCATCAGGCATGTTACCATCTATAGCCAAAGGATTAACAAAAAAGTGTTTAGGTGAAGATGTCGTTGAATTAATTGGATCAGCAATGAAAGAAATAGCAGATTCATTTGACAAAGTAATTGATGACTTTGTTGAGCAATGTCAGTCAATGGAAGAGTTCCGTAAGGCTCTTGAAAATCTTGTCGAATTCACCACACAGGATGGCAAACCATTGATTTTTATAATTGATGAATTAGACCGTTGTAATCCACGTTTTGCAGTCAAAGTATTAGAACGTGTCAAACATTTATTCTCTGTATCCAATATCGTATTTGTTCTTTCAATAGACAAAGAGCAATTATGCCATTCTATTTGTGGATACTATGGTAGTGATAACTTAAATGCAGAAGAGTACTTGAAACGATTTATTGACATAGAATATAAATTACCAGAACCTAATGTGGATAAATTCACGAAATATCTTTATGAAGCATATGAATTTGATATATTCTTTGCATCGGAATTAAGACCTAAAAACTTACTGGAAGAAAAAGAAGAATTCTTAAAAATGGCACGCATCCTTTTTGAATATATGCATCTAAATTTACGACAGATGGAGAAAATATGTGCCCATATAAGACTTGTACTTCTAACATTTAAGGCAAATCAATATGTAAATCCAAGTACTATTTTGATATTAACATGTTTTCGCTCAACTGATAGCAATTTATATGCCCAAATAGTTAGTAAGAATATTACAGTACAAGAATTGCTTAATCAAATAGAAAGCACCTTGCCTAGAAATGTATTCATTGAAGACGAATATGATAGAGATAATGTGTCTAGGTTGGCTGTTTGGGAAACAGCCAGACTGCTTGTTGCATATAATTTGAGTCTGAATAAACATCATAAAGAAGAGTTGCTCAAGAGAATTGAAAGCGATAATGGCTCAAATGATTCTTTCAAGTTATTACTTTCCACTAAGGTCATCCCAATAGAAACTCTACAAGAGGCGGTAATCTGGTATAGTCAAAATCTCTATCGAAATGACCCAATATTGCCGCTTGACTATACCATCCAACACATTGAGCTCTTAACCTCATTTCAATGA
- a CDS encoding RloB family protein, producing the protein MDLSKLSYKKDESKQEPETPIRPRVNEGHTDAENISTEVEDDETNHFIIPSNVSPEYQKGDSFRVPSLIFIISGGEKREKDFLKELIKGNKSSILKALFLSKEKQGLNPSQMQEIWKNTREKGEIIIDNQSYRLDEIDDVFLLTDVDEFYKQLRDILSSKSKDDTGRWIISNPCFEIWLYYCYKNTPKTDLDCITTSSTDKRSQKLKRCCNEVVKGGLNGKYAFNHMDEGIKNSLEHYNEDNNGIPVLFATQMHEMAQFIKDKLK; encoded by the coding sequence ATGGACCTTTCAAAGCTTTCATATAAGAAGGATGAATCAAAACAGGAGCCAGAAACGCCTATTCGTCCTCGAGTAAATGAAGGACATACAGATGCAGAGAACATATCAACTGAGGTTGAGGATGATGAAACTAACCATTTCATCATACCTTCTAATGTCTCTCCAGAGTACCAAAAGGGTGATAGCTTTCGTGTGCCATCACTTATCTTTATTATCTCTGGTGGAGAAAAAAGAGAAAAGGATTTCTTGAAGGAACTTATTAAAGGCAATAAATCCTCTATCTTAAAGGCATTATTCTTGTCGAAAGAAAAGCAAGGACTAAATCCTTCTCAAATGCAGGAAATATGGAAGAATACTCGTGAAAAAGGTGAAATTATTATCGATAATCAATCATATCGTTTAGACGAAATAGATGATGTTTTTCTACTTACCGATGTTGACGAGTTTTACAAACAACTCAGAGATATTCTTTCTTCTAAGTCAAAAGATGATACTGGAAGATGGATAATAAGTAATCCTTGCTTTGAGATATGGTTATACTATTGTTACAAGAATACTCCTAAAACTGATTTGGATTGTATAACAACATCCTCTACCGACAAACGAAGTCAAAAACTCAAGCGGTGTTGCAACGAAGTTGTAAAAGGAGGACTAAATGGCAAGTATGCTTTTAATCATATGGATGAAGGTATAAAGAATAGCTTAGAACATTATAATGAGGATAATAATGGCATTCCTGTTCTCTTTGCTACCCAAATGCACGAAATGGCGCAGTTCATAAAAGATAAACTAAAATAG
- a CDS encoding helix-turn-helix transcriptional regulator, with the protein MNDINRLKIVLVEKKRTSKWLAEKLGKVPSTVSKWCTNVQQPDLITLTRIAELLEVDRRELINPSK; encoded by the coding sequence ATGAATGATATAAACAGACTAAAGATTGTCCTTGTTGAAAAGAAACGAACCAGTAAATGGTTAGCGGAAAAATTGGGTAAAGTTCCTTCGACCGTTTCAAAATGGTGTACTAATGTACAACAACCTGATTTGATAACACTTACACGTATTGCTGAACTTTTAGAGGTTGACCGCCGCGAATTAATTAATCCAAGCAAATAA
- a CDS encoding trimeric intracellular cation channel family protein yields the protein MIYTDPHLVRTLQVILEFLGTFAFAISGIRHAAQKHFDWFGGYVCGFAVAIGGGTIRDTMLGVRPFWTANIMYVLCTGLALFLVILSRRWIRRLSNAWFVFDTLGLALFTIAGIQKTIALGHPFWVAIIMGCITGVAGGVIRDVLLNNIPVIFHKEIYAMASVAGGLIYWALFSLGVSLPVTVIVTFLAICLIRFIAVGYHISLPTLHDDEEKK from the coding sequence ATGATCTACACTGATCCTCATCTTGTCCGTACGCTTCAGGTGATACTGGAGTTTCTCGGAACATTTGCGTTTGCCATATCAGGCATCCGCCACGCTGCACAGAAACACTTCGACTGGTTCGGAGGGTATGTCTGTGGGTTTGCCGTCGCCATCGGTGGCGGTACGATTCGTGACACGATGTTAGGCGTGCGCCCATTCTGGACCGCAAATATCATGTATGTACTCTGTACTGGTCTTGCGCTTTTCCTCGTCATCTTGTCACGTAGGTGGATACGTCGCCTTAGCAATGCGTGGTTCGTCTTCGATACACTCGGCTTGGCACTCTTCACGATAGCCGGTATTCAAAAGACTATCGCCTTAGGACATCCCTTTTGGGTAGCCATTATCATGGGTTGTATCACTGGTGTGGCAGGCGGTGTAATCCGTGACGTATTGCTCAATAATATCCCTGTTATCTTCCACAAAGAGATTTACGCTATGGCGAGTGTGGCAGGAGGACTCATCTATTGGGCACTCTTCTCATTGGGAGTGTCACTTCCAGTAACTGTCATTGTAACCTTCCTTGCCATCTGTTTAATTCGTTTTATTGCAGTGGGTTACCACATCTCTCTCCCCACGTTGCATGATGACGAAGAAAAAAAATAA